One stretch of Clostridium sp. Marseille-P299 DNA includes these proteins:
- a CDS encoding YcxB family protein yields the protein MNQEAKFQILMNVKDMYRFLMRHAYIGISGVINLIISGGAFVLYLMGAGGNSKVSNGMLLIVAALFTIINPIYLYYKAAKQVKLTPMFLKPLDYKINDPGVFVSQGEEKLSIEWEQIRKVIETKKDFYIYLSPTRAYILPKEQYEDKVEVVKDLIRKHVADKHCKLRN from the coding sequence ATGAATCAGGAAGCTAAGTTTCAAATACTGATGAACGTTAAAGATATGTACCGATTTCTTATGAGACATGCCTATATTGGAATCTCAGGTGTCATTAATCTTATTATTAGCGGCGGTGCCTTTGTTTTATATTTAATGGGTGCTGGAGGTAATTCTAAGGTTAGTAATGGAATGCTCTTAATAGTAGCAGCACTATTTACGATTATTAATCCTATTTATTTATACTATAAGGCAGCAAAACAGGTAAAATTGACACCAATGTTTTTAAAACCGTTAGATTATAAAATAAATGATCCAGGGGTTTTCGTTAGTCAAGGAGAAGAAAAATTATCGATCGAGTGGGAACAGATACGTAAAGTGATAGAGACAAAAAAAGATTTTTACATTTACTTATCACCTACGAGAGCCTATATTTTACCGAAAGAACAATATGAGGATAAAGTAGAAGTGGTGAAAGACCTTATTAGGAAGCACGTAGCGGATAAACATTGTAAATTAAGGAATTAG
- the tsaB gene encoding tRNA (adenosine(37)-N6)-threonylcarbamoyltransferase complex dimerization subunit type 1 TsaB yields the protein MTILAIDSSGLVASVAIMTEEAMLAEYTVNYKKTHSQTLLPMIDEIVTMLEIDLKNIDAIAIAKGPGSFTGLRIGSATAKGLGLALDKPIIEIPTLDALAYNVFSLDTVICPLMDARRNQVYTGLYAFKEGEFTVLEEQCVVELPEIIDKVNKLEKRVVFLGDGVDAYKEQIKELVTVPHLFAPSHVAKQRAGSVGALAFKYYNENTMKTAMGHVPTYLRLSQAERELAEKQKNESGN from the coding sequence ATGACAATACTAGCAATCGATAGCTCAGGTCTTGTTGCCTCTGTAGCTATTATGACAGAGGAAGCTATGCTGGCTGAATATACCGTAAATTATAAAAAGACACATTCTCAAACATTATTACCTATGATAGATGAAATAGTAACAATGTTAGAGATAGATCTAAAAAATATAGATGCAATAGCAATTGCCAAAGGGCCAGGGTCCTTTACAGGATTAAGAATTGGTTCTGCAACCGCAAAGGGACTTGGTTTAGCACTTGATAAACCAATTATAGAAATACCTACATTAGATGCTTTAGCATATAATGTTTTTTCTCTTGACACTGTGATTTGTCCGTTAATGGATGCCAGAAGAAATCAAGTTTATACTGGCCTTTATGCGTTTAAAGAAGGTGAGTTTACAGTTTTAGAAGAGCAATGTGTTGTAGAATTACCAGAGATTATAGATAAGGTAAATAAATTAGAAAAAAGAGTTGTTTTTCTCGGAGATGGTGTAGATGCTTATAAAGAACAAATCAAAGAATTAGTTACAGTTCCACATTTATTTGCCCCTAGCCATGTTGCAAAACAAAGAGCGGGTTCTGTTGGAGCTCTTGCCTTTAAGTATTACAATGAAAATACGATGAAAACAGCAATGGGACATGTTCCAACCTATCTTAGACTTTCCCAAGCTGAGAGAGAATTAGCGGAAAAACAAAAGAATGAGTCAGGGAATTAG
- the tsaE gene encoding tRNA (adenosine(37)-N6)-threonylcarbamoyltransferase complex ATPase subunit type 1 TsaE, with the protein MNFESYNETETFELGFRLGVEAKPGEIYCLDGDLGVGKTVFTKGFAKGLGINEPVSSPTFTIVQEYHEGRIPFYHFDVYRISDLSEMDEIGYEDYFYGNGVCFIEWAELIEELIPKKRTNIRIEKDLTKGFDYRNIVIEEEGRN; encoded by the coding sequence ATGAATTTTGAAAGTTATAATGAAACTGAAACATTTGAGCTTGGGTTTCGTCTAGGAGTAGAGGCAAAGCCAGGTGAGATATATTGTTTAGATGGGGACTTAGGAGTTGGAAAAACCGTTTTTACAAAAGGTTTCGCAAAAGGGCTTGGTATAAATGAGCCAGTAAGTAGTCCTACATTTACTATTGTACAAGAATATCATGAAGGTAGAATACCGTTTTATCATTTTGATGTCTATCGTATTTCTGATCTTTCAGAAATGGATGAGATCGGATATGAAGATTATTTTTATGGAAATGGTGTTTGTTTTATAGAATGGGCGGAATTAATCGAAGAATTGATACCGAAGAAACGAACTAATATACGAATTGAAAAAGACTTAACAAAAGGGTTTGATTACCGAAATATAGTAATCGAAGAGGAAGGGAGAAACTAA